Proteins from a single region of Harmonia axyridis chromosome 4, icHarAxyr1.1, whole genome shotgun sequence:
- the LOC123679008 gene encoding cytochrome P450 6k1-like gives MFVTNVLLAMAFLIFLRIYIHFKKTYQYWQERGIKVVQSAVFPLGNFWTLIKRDIGVGHMLAEWYNEVDAEAVGLYAINEPFLLVRDPDIIKDILVKDFNSFMDRGIFMDKNDVLTGQLWKLPGYKWKPLRAKMSTCFTIGKLKMMFSNLLKSGSEMEIFLDKAAEAESVDVDDLCRRFSADIIGSSLFGLEVKSFKDKDDDFLRMSTCLLSTFNRKNSIKAALQVIAPNLIDVFSFFKIETVNKYALAFVYNMVEKIIDFRQKTGNVGKDMMQLLIQLKKFGKVDGDNGEKVTSDICLTMDEVVAQAYTYLFTGSETASSTLIMLFYECSLNKNIQHKLQKDIDDALAASGGEITYEAILEMKYLNMVISETLRKYPTLQFLMRKAVEDYRIEKINLQIKKGTRVYVSIQGMHRDPKYYPNPEVFDPERFSKENQAERHPLTYIPFGEGPRNCIGKRLGYFMIAVGAIHMFRKFSISPYKDSGKQLKLHPYSYTIRPEGSLMLNVTPR, from the exons atgTTCGTTACAAATGTTCTGTTAGCTAtggcttttctcatttttttgagaatatacattcatttcaagaaaacaTATCAATATTGGCAAGAACGAGGGATCAAAGTTGTTCAATCGGCAGTGTTTCCATTAGGCAATTTTTGGACGTTAATTAAGAGAGATATTGGTGTTGGTCACATGCTTGCAGAATGGTATAATGAGGTAGATGCTGAAGCAGTAGGCTTGTACGCGATTAACGAACCATTTCTGTTAGTGAGG GATCCAGATATAATAAAGGATATTTTGGTAAAGGATTTTAACAGTTTCATGGATAGAGGTATTTTCATGGATAAAAATGATGTTCTAACAGGTCAATTATGGAAACTTCCAGGATATAAATGGAAACCATTAAGAGCCAAAATGTCAACTTGTTTTACAATCggaaaactgaaaatgatgTTCTCCAATCTTTTGAAATCGGGTAGTGAGATGGAAATATTTCTCGATAAAGCTGCTGAAGCTGAATCGGTGGAT GTTGACGATTTGTGCAGGAGATTTTCAGCCGACATCATTGGTTCGTCCTTATTCGGTCTCGAAGTAAAAAGCTTCAAAGATAAAGATGATGACTTTTTGAGAATGTCAACATGTTTGCTATCCACATTCAATAGGAAAAACTCCATCAAGGCTGCTCTCCAAGTCATTGCACCGAACCTTATAgatgtttttagttttttcaagaTTGAGACGGTTAACAAATACGCTCTAGCTTTTGTATACAATATGGtggaaaaaattatcgatttcAGGCAAAAAACAGGAAATGTAGGAAAAGACATGATGCAGCTTCTTATTCAGTTGAAGAAATTCGGAAAAGTGGACGGAGATAATGGAGAGAAAGTAACATCAG ATATCTGTTTGACAATGGACGAGGTCGTAGCTCAAGCCTATACTTACCTTTTTACTGGAAGCGAAACAGCTTCTTCCACTCTAATAATGCTTTTTTACGAATGTTCTTTGAACAAAAATATTCAGCATAAACTACAGAAAGATATAGATGATGCACTTGCTGCCAGCGGAGGTGAAATAACTTATGAAGCCATATTAGAGatgaaatatttgaacatgGTTATATCAG aAACACTTAGAAAATACCCAACTCTCCAATTTCTCATGAGAAAGGCAGTGGAAgattacagaatcgaaaaaatcaatctacaaataaaaaaaggaacaaGGGTGTATGTTTCAATACAAGGAATGCACAGAGATCCGAAATATTATCCAAATCCTGAAGTATTTGACCCAGAAAGGTTTTCGAAAGAGAACCAAGCTGAGAGACATCCTCTTACATACATACCATTTGGAGAAGGACCAAGAAACTGCATTG GAAAGAGATTGGGATATTTTATGATTGCCGTAGGAGCAATACACATGTTCAGAAAATTTAGCATCAGTCCATATAAAGACTCTGGGAAACAGCTGAAGTTACATCCTTACTCATACACCATAAGACCAGAAGGTTCACTCATGCTGAATGTGACACCAAGATGA